The following proteins come from a genomic window of Atribacterota bacterium:
- a CDS encoding TRAP transporter large permease — MFLAIWVILFIIMFLFGYPIIFAISIPSILYIILTKIHLAVIVDTMVIGFEKQFVLLSVPLFILAAKIMNESLITERLFNFAGKLVGSLKGGLGHVNVLVSVIFAGMTGSAIADASGLGLIEIKAMNDAGFDPEFSCAVTSASSTIGPIIPPSIPMVIYSMISGASVGHLFIGGVIPGVFLALAMMIYVAYISKKRDYPADESFNIKSLVKSFLKAFFPLLTPVILLGGIYGGVFTPTEAAAVAVFYAFILSVVVYRILGWKKLIRIFKESALSTGQVSAMVAAALIFSYIVSREQIPVAITNAVMNSGIITNKYTFLLFINLFLLLLGCFMDPIVGQLIVMPILIPIAILFEIDLVHLGVISTLNFMIGLSTPPYGESLFIVSAISGTPLGGIIREMWPFIGVLVAVLLTCTYLPELVLFLPKLAGYIP, encoded by the coding sequence ATGTTTTTAGCGATATGGGTGATTTTATTTATAATTATGTTCTTGTTTGGATATCCCATTATCTTTGCAATTTCCATTCCTTCAATTCTTTATATTATTTTAACTAAAATACATTTGGCAGTTATCGTGGATACTATGGTAATAGGTTTTGAAAAACAATTTGTTTTATTATCAGTTCCATTATTTATTTTAGCTGCTAAGATAATGAATGAAAGTTTGATAACTGAGCGTCTTTTTAATTTTGCTGGTAAGCTAGTAGGTTCACTGAAAGGTGGGCTTGGTCATGTTAATGTGCTTGTTTCGGTTATTTTTGCTGGTATGACAGGTTCAGCAATTGCTGATGCCTCTGGTTTAGGACTAATAGAAATAAAAGCAATGAATGATGCTGGATTTGATCCAGAGTTTAGCTGTGCAGTTACATCAGCAAGTTCTACAATTGGCCCTATTATACCTCCAAGTATCCCGATGGTAATATATTCAATGATTTCAGGAGCTTCAGTAGGACATTTATTTATTGGTGGAGTTATCCCTGGTGTATTTTTAGCATTGGCTATGATGATTTATGTAGCATATATTTCAAAAAAAAGAGACTACCCTGCTGATGAATCATTTAATATAAAAAGTTTAGTGAAATCTTTTTTAAAAGCATTTTTCCCGTTATTAACACCAGTAATTTTGTTAGGGGGCATCTACGGGGGAGTATTTACTCCTACAGAAGCAGCTGCAGTTGCTGTTTTTTATGCTTTTATATTATCAGTAGTTGTTTATCGTATTTTAGGATGGAAGAAATTAATCAGGATTTTTAAAGAATCAGCTTTGAGTACGGGACAAGTATCAGCAATGGTGGCAGCTGCACTTATTTTTAGTTATATCGTCTCCCGGGAACAAATACCGGTAGCCATTACAAATGCTGTTATGAATTCAGGGATTATTACTAATAAATATACTTTCTTATTATTTATAAATCTATTTTTATTATTATTGGGTTGCTTTATGGACCCTATTGTAGGACAACTTATAGTAATGCCTATACTTATACCGATCGCAATATTGTTTGAAATAGATTTGGTTCACCTTGGAGTTATCTCTACATTGAATTTTATGATTGGGCTTTCTACTCCTCCCTATGGTGAGAGCTTATTCATTGTAAGTGCCATATCAGGTACTCCATTAGGAGGGATTATCAGGGAAATGTGGCCTTTTATAGGTGTTTTAGTAGCTGTTTTGTTAACTTGCACTTACTTGCCAGAGTTAGTTTTATTTTTACCTAAATTAGCAGGGTATATTCCTTAA
- a CDS encoding nucleoside deaminase encodes MLSKFMKEAIRLSIENIRMGGGPFGAVIVKNNQIISTGVNAVTNNNDPTAHAEIQAIRQACQELKTVNLSGCSIFTSCEPCPMCLGAIYWAHLDAVYYGNTRKDAHKIGFADDLIYTEFNRPLSQRTTPMVQINAEEAKEAFLLWEESENKIRY; translated from the coding sequence ATGCTTAGTAAGTTTATGAAGGAAGCTATTCGGTTATCCATAGAAAATATCAGAATGGGAGGAGGTCCTTTTGGAGCTGTTATTGTCAAGAATAATCAGATTATTTCAACCGGAGTTAATGCTGTCACTAATAATAATGATCCCACCGCTCATGCCGAGATACAGGCTATCCGCCAGGCCTGTCAAGAATTAAAGACCGTTAATTTATCAGGTTGTAGCATCTTTACTTCCTGTGAACCATGCCCCATGTGTTTGGGAGCTATCTATTGGGCGCATCTAGATGCCGTTTATTATGGTAACACCAGAAAAGATGCTCACAAGATTGGATTTGCCGATGATTTGATTTATACTGAGTTTAATCGACCCCTTTCTCAGCGAACTACACCAATGGTTCAGATTAATGCAGAAGAAGCCAAAGAAGCCTTTCTGTTATGGGAGGAATCAGAAAATAAGATAAGATATTAA
- a CDS encoding uroporphyrinogen decarboxylase family protein produces MGIAIKELIKIIEKKIKRDPQGKERIARVLEDIEVDFLPLIFWRPQNISVPGKTYDMEEQFYDKEKMLYAHLEEIEKCAENTFDALLCIRPNFGTIFIPAMFGLKYKVPRDTFPWITLHLSKEEIKNFKMPALGNIEIMKKAIDCLTFFKEKLPNWIHVYLPDTEGPFDIAHSVYGDNIFYDIYDDPAFVHYLLGLCTELYIEVTKKLKKVIGENNNNCYHGHALVRGIYMRDGGVRISEDSATLLSPKHIDEFVIPYDKKALKTFGGGFIHYCGKHEYLLNSYLQIEEVRAINLGNPEMYDFYTTMRNFLIYRKCYFGLWPKENGETLEKRYINRMKEATEGGKRGLILHFDEQMFPEYSCSEILQKWRAEKVFHS; encoded by the coding sequence ATGGGTATAGCTATAAAAGAATTAATTAAAATAATTGAAAAAAAAATAAAAAGAGATCCTCAAGGGAAGGAGAGGATTGCCCGAGTTTTAGAAGACATAGAAGTAGATTTTTTACCTTTGATATTCTGGAGACCTCAAAATATTTCTGTTCCTGGAAAGACCTATGATATGGAAGAGCAATTTTATGATAAAGAAAAGATGCTTTATGCTCATTTAGAAGAGATTGAAAAATGTGCTGAAAATACTTTTGATGCTCTTTTATGTATACGTCCTAATTTTGGAACTATATTTATTCCTGCTATGTTTGGATTGAAATATAAAGTGCCAAGAGATACTTTTCCTTGGATAACCCTTCATCTAAGTAAAGAAGAAATAAAAAATTTTAAAATGCCAGCATTAGGTAATATTGAAATTATGAAAAAAGCAATTGATTGTCTTACTTTTTTCAAAGAGAAATTACCTAATTGGATACATGTATATCTTCCAGATACCGAAGGACCTTTTGATATTGCCCATTCTGTTTATGGAGATAATATTTTTTATGATATTTATGATGATCCAGCCTTTGTCCATTACCTTTTAGGGCTTTGTACCGAATTGTATATCGAAGTTACTAAAAAATTGAAAAAGGTGATAGGTGAAAATAATAATAATTGCTATCACGGACATGCACTGGTAAGGGGGATTTATATGAGAGACGGTGGTGTCCGTATTTCTGAAGACAGTGCTACTTTGTTATCTCCAAAGCACATTGATGAATTTGTCATTCCATATGATAAAAAAGCATTGAAAACATTTGGAGGAGGGTTCATTCATTATTGTGGTAAACACGAATATTTATTAAACTCTTATTTGCAAATAGAAGAAGTAAGAGCCATTAATTTAGGTAATCCCGAAATGTACGATTTTTATACCACTATGAGAAATTTTTTAATATATAGAAAGTGCTATTTTGGATTGTGGCCTAAAGAAAATGGAGAAACTTTAGAGAAGAGATATATAAATAGAATGAAAGAAGCTACTGAGGGAGGCAAAAGAGGTCTTATTCTTCATTTTGATGAACAGATGTTTCCTGAGTACTCTTGCTCGGAAATTTTACAAAAATGGAGAGCAGAAAAAGTTTTTCATAGTTAA
- a CDS encoding dihydrodipicolinate synthase family protein, protein MKRMKNIVVPTITPFDKNGEIDIEGIKVHYDFLIKKGVKDFYILGTTGEVFLMNIEERKKTAELIINHVGDRGNVFVHTGSISTKEACELGQHAEKIGAAGIGAVTPFYFNVSQYEMENYYYSIAESVSESFPVYLYNLPGCTTNDLLPETVSKLAKVENIVGIKNSMSDIFRLSRLIDETPNDFDVIIGSDPIIMPAMLYGAKGSVSGNANVFPEVFLEFYQALKENNYEKAHEKQIAIRHIAMILKDGANLAYFKQALVYRGFKQTFTRKPLLGLHRQEKEELNKEVQEIIRKYL, encoded by the coding sequence ATGAAAAGAATGAAAAATATAGTTGTACCCACAATTACACCTTTTGATAAAAATGGTGAAATAGATATTGAGGGGATTAAGGTGCATTATGATTTTTTAATTAAAAAAGGAGTTAAAGACTTCTATATTTTAGGTACAACAGGTGAAGTATTTTTAATGAATATAGAGGAAAGAAAAAAAACTGCTGAATTAATAATAAACCATGTTGGTGATAGAGGGAATGTATTTGTCCATACTGGTTCAATATCTACTAAAGAAGCATGTGAATTAGGGCAGCATGCAGAAAAAATAGGAGCAGCAGGCATTGGAGCTGTAACCCCTTTTTACTTTAATGTAAGTCAATATGAAATGGAGAATTATTATTATTCAATAGCAGAAAGTGTAAGTGAAAGCTTTCCAGTGTATTTATATAATCTTCCTGGATGTACAACAAATGATTTATTACCCGAAACTGTATCTAAATTAGCTAAAGTAGAAAATATAGTGGGAATTAAAAATAGCATGTCAGATATCTTTAGGTTAAGTCGATTGATTGATGAAACACCAAATGATTTTGATGTAATCATCGGATCAGATCCTATTATCATGCCTGCTATGCTGTATGGCGCAAAGGGGAGTGTATCAGGAAATGCTAATGTGTTTCCTGAGGTATTTTTAGAATTTTACCAGGCATTAAAAGAAAACAATTATGAAAAGGCACATGAAAAACAAATTGCCATAAGACATATAGCAATGATTTTAAAAGATGGAGCAAATCTAGCTTATTTTAAACAAGCCCTTGTTTATAGAGGATTTAAGCAAACTTTTACCAGAAAACCTTTACTGGGTCTCCATCGACAAGAGAAAGAGGAACTGAATAAGGAAGTACAAGAAATAATAAGGAAATACCTTTAG
- a CDS encoding YhcH/YjgK/YiaL family protein, translating to MIIDMLENSHLYLPINNKFRKAFDFIRNKDLMNLEPGKYEIYGLNIYGVVNNYFTKPKKEGLWEAHHHYIDIQYVITNKELIGYTNLSQVEKYKVYDENKDIEFFTGKGSHLIVNAGTFVIFYPHEVHMPGIALENPEKVKKVVIKVLLE from the coding sequence ATGATTATTGATATGCTAGAAAATTCTCACTTATATTTACCAATAAATAATAAGTTTAGAAAAGCATTTGATTTTATAAGAAATAAGGATCTTATGAATTTAGAACCGGGAAAATATGAGATTTATGGTCTTAATATTTATGGTGTTGTAAATAATTATTTTACTAAACCAAAAAAAGAGGGATTATGGGAAGCTCATCATCATTATATAGACATACAATATGTGATAACCAATAAGGAATTAATAGGCTATACGAATTTAAGCCAAGTAGAAAAATACAAGGTATATGATGAAAATAAAGATATTGAGTTTTTTACAGGCAAAGGTAGCCACCTTATTGTTAATGCCGGAACTTTTGTTATCTTTTATCCGCATGAAGTACATATGCCAGGGATTGCTTTAGAAAATCCAGAAAAAGTTAAAAAAGTTGTAATAAAAGTTTTGCTTGAATGA
- a CDS encoding LacI family DNA-binding transcriptional regulator — protein sequence MKINIKSVAEKAGFSTATVSRVLRNYPGVRGKTRKKVLKAVSELNYEVNAVARSLRQKKTYSIGIIVGNVLSQFYSVIAKSVEDTANKYGYNVILCNGDEDSEKELNYLKILKSNRVDGIILTPTGKNPTYIQHLINSGTKVVLLDRLLEGVNCDAVLVDNAIGAYKAVRHLIEKGYRKIGIVNGYLDRTTGTERLEGYLNALREAGIAKDNSLIKIGNFKKESGRKLTKELLNQSNKPEAIFTTNIDMSIGALVAIKDMNLKIPEDIGIVCFDDSDWMAIFEPPITVIRQPVYQLGSTATELLIRKIENDQDNLPIRPRIILNTELIIRNSIKI from the coding sequence ATGAAAATTAATATAAAAAGTGTGGCTGAAAAAGCAGGGTTTTCTACAGCAACTGTATCAAGAGTTCTAAGAAATTATCCAGGAGTTAGAGGAAAGACCAGAAAAAAAGTTCTTAAAGCTGTATCAGAATTAAATTATGAAGTAAATGCAGTAGCGAGGAGTCTCAGACAGAAAAAAACTTATTCGATTGGAATAATTGTTGGAAATGTTCTTTCGCAATTTTACTCAGTCATTGCTAAATCAGTTGAAGATACTGCCAATAAATATGGATATAATGTTATTTTATGTAATGGAGACGAAGATTCAGAAAAAGAATTAAATTATTTGAAAATATTAAAATCTAATAGAGTAGATGGTATAATCCTTACTCCTACTGGCAAAAATCCTACATATATTCAACATTTAATAAATTCAGGAACTAAAGTAGTACTTTTAGACCGCTTACTAGAAGGAGTAAACTGTGATGCTGTATTAGTTGATAATGCAATTGGTGCTTATAAGGCTGTTAGACATTTAATAGAAAAAGGATATAGAAAAATTGGAATAGTAAATGGCTACCTTGACCGAACTACTGGTACGGAAAGATTGGAAGGCTATTTAAATGCATTGAGAGAAGCGGGGATTGCAAAGGATAATAGTTTAATTAAAATTGGTAATTTTAAAAAAGAAAGTGGCAGAAAATTAACTAAAGAATTATTGAATCAATCAAACAAACCAGAAGCAATCTTTACTACTAATATAGATATGTCTATTGGTGCATTGGTTGCTATTAAAGATATGAATTTAAAAATTCCTGAAGATATAGGTATTGTTTGCTTTGATGATTCTGATTGGATGGCAATTTTTGAACCCCCTATAACTGTAATTAGGCAACCAGTATACCAATTAGGTTCTACAGCAACTGAATTGTTAATAAGAAAAATAGAGAACGATCAAGACAATTTACCTATCCGTCCAAGAATAATATTAAATACAGAATTAATCATTAGAAATTCTATTAAAATTTAA
- a CDS encoding TRAP transporter small permease subunit, which produces MGLLKSVYRFIIIFFEEYLSAIALITCFSTIVIQVFYRYFLNISLEWPFELSIYAYIWTLYLGAAWGVREENHVKFNMIYDFLSLNVQKMLNIIFNSITTLIFIIIFIPVWDYLLFNYRIKTVALKIPWTFVFGVFSIFLVLTIIHNIDHIIRDINYLIVNKKSIRQETR; this is translated from the coding sequence GTGGGATTATTGAAAAGCGTGTATCGCTTTATTATTATATTTTTTGAAGAATATTTATCTGCTATTGCTCTGATTACCTGTTTTTCAACAATTGTTATTCAAGTGTTTTATAGATATTTCCTTAATATTTCCTTAGAGTGGCCTTTTGAATTATCTATTTATGCTTATATTTGGACCTTATATCTAGGAGCTGCTTGGGGAGTAAGAGAAGAGAATCATGTTAAGTTTAACATGATTTACGATTTTTTATCTTTAAATGTACAAAAAATGCTTAATATCATTTTTAACTCCATTACTACTCTTATTTTTATTATTATTTTTATCCCTGTTTGGGATTATCTCTTATTTAATTACAGAATCAAGACAGTTGCCCTTAAAATACCCTGGACTTTTGTTTTTGGAGTTTTTTCTATTTTCTTAGTCTTAACCATTATTCACAATATTGATCATATTATTCGTGATATAAATTACTTAATTGTTAATAAAAAATCAATAAGACAGGAGACTAGATAA
- a CDS encoding macro domain-containing protein, which produces MKKKISEITMECIVGDIAAQKDMTAVVNAANAQLRIGGGVAGALHRAAGPGLEEECRPLAPIKPGEAVITGGHKLPNRYVIHCLGPVYGIDSPEDLLLASCYKNALQLADQHRIDSIAFPAISTGAFGYPIKEATQITFRTIKKVLPKLIHIRHIRFVLYDQSTLSIYEQYLEKLNN; this is translated from the coding sequence ATGAAAAAGAAGATATCTGAAATTACTATGGAATGTATTGTGGGAGACATTGCTGCCCAGAAAGATATGACTGCAGTGGTAAATGCAGCTAATGCTCAATTGAGAATAGGTGGGGGAGTAGCTGGAGCATTGCATCGAGCTGCCGGACCGGGATTGGAAGAGGAATGTAGACCCTTGGCACCTATTAAACCTGGCGAGGCAGTTATTACCGGTGGTCATAAGCTGCCAAATAGATATGTTATTCATTGTCTGGGACCGGTTTATGGTATTGATAGTCCTGAAGATTTACTATTGGCGAGTTGCTATAAAAATGCTTTACAGTTAGCAGACCAGCACCGTATTGATTCAATTGCCTTTCCTGCGATTTCTACCGGTGCCTTTGGCTATCCCATTAAAGAAGCTACCCAGATTACTTTTCGTACCATAAAAAAGGTATTACCGAAACTGATCCACATAAGACACATCCGCTTTGTATTATACGATCAGAGTACTCTTTCTATCTATGAACAATATCTGGAAAAATTGAATAACTAA
- a CDS encoding DctP family TRAP transporter solute-binding subunit — translation MKRVKIVLIVCSLILLSSMLVFAEQPKYSLKFSTAATPQEPQTQGFMKFAEIIEKLTNGNIKVTVYHSGQLADQKTQVLGTMRGDIDMSDGSPTWFADLIPYPEIGVLEAAYAYKNLDHLYHVLNGPIGKAYWDELRKRSGLVVLDTWFLGTRQLNFIKDVGEVRVPEDLKGVKLRMPGSEVWMDVGRGLGAQPTPLGFNEVYMALKTGTIDGQDNPLPTDYSSKFYEVTHYIVLTDHQMTIINPTINEKVWESMPDDYKVYMKMALLAGRYHCNQLVLEQEASLIAKFQNEFGMEIIIPNKAAFMENVKKVYEKNDSIWGKGVYEMIQNASSELYEAK, via the coding sequence ATGAAAAGAGTTAAAATTGTTTTGATAGTATGTTCGCTTATTCTTTTGTCATCTATGTTGGTTTTTGCTGAACAACCAAAGTATAGCTTGAAATTTTCTACTGCTGCTACCCCTCAAGAGCCACAAACCCAGGGTTTTATGAAATTTGCTGAAATCATAGAAAAATTAACCAATGGAAATATTAAAGTAACTGTATATCATTCTGGACAATTAGCAGACCAGAAAACCCAAGTTCTCGGTACTATGCGAGGAGATATTGATATGTCTGATGGCTCACCTACTTGGTTTGCTGATTTAATACCATATCCCGAAATCGGAGTCTTAGAAGCAGCCTATGCTTATAAAAATTTAGATCATCTATACCATGTATTAAATGGTCCTATCGGTAAAGCTTACTGGGATGAACTCAGGAAGCGATCAGGATTAGTGGTTTTAGATACCTGGTTTCTAGGTACCAGACAATTGAATTTTATTAAGGATGTTGGTGAAGTTAGGGTTCCTGAAGACTTAAAGGGAGTTAAACTAAGGATGCCTGGATCTGAAGTTTGGATGGATGTTGGTCGAGGTTTAGGCGCTCAGCCTACTCCTCTGGGATTTAATGAAGTATATATGGCATTAAAGACCGGAACTATAGATGGACAGGATAATCCACTACCAACAGATTATTCTAGCAAATTTTATGAAGTTACCCATTACATTGTCTTAACTGATCACCAGATGACCATAATTAATCCTACAATTAATGAAAAAGTTTGGGAGAGTATGCCGGACGACTATAAAGTTTATATGAAAATGGCGTTATTAGCGGGAAGATATCACTGCAATCAATTAGTTTTAGAACAGGAAGCAAGTTTAATTGCCAAGTTCCAAAATGAATTTGGTATGGAGATTATCATTCCGAATAAAGCTGCTTTTATGGAAAATGTTAAAAAAGTGTATGAAAAGAATGATTCAATCTGGGGTAAGGGTGTTTATGAAATGATACAAAACGCTAGTTCAGAATTATATGAAGCAAAATAA
- a CDS encoding UPF0158 family protein: protein MKKLKIDLSMIEAAMEDAERYYNKYFLDRDTGEVIILTEEVTGYTKEQELRDDLSEWMLNELKIAKEILIDNPERYINIPMKPVYESYNLMVEFADSVTDELLREKLNITLVGKGAFHRFKMVLSDYPFYKQKWFQFKEQRLKIEILDWLRSIGIEVIE from the coding sequence ATGAAAAAGCTAAAGATTGACTTATCAATGATAGAAGCGGCAATGGAAGATGCAGAAAGATATTATAATAAGTATTTTCTCGATAGGGATACCGGAGAGGTTATTATATTAACAGAAGAGGTAACAGGATATACAAAAGAGCAAGAATTAAGAGATGATTTATCGGAATGGATGCTCAATGAGCTTAAAATAGCTAAAGAGATATTAATTGATAATCCCGAACGTTATATAAATATACCTATGAAGCCGGTTTATGAGAGCTACAATCTTATGGTGGAATTTGCGGATAGTGTAACAGATGAATTGTTAAGAGAAAAATTAAATATTACCCTGGTTGGCAAGGGCGCTTTCCATCGTTTTAAAATGGTATTAAGTGATTATCCTTTTTATAAACAGAAATGGTTTCAATTTAAGGAACAAAGATTAAAGATAGAGATTTTAGATTGGTTACGAAGCATTGGTATTGAAGTAATAGAATAA
- the kdsB gene encoding 3-deoxy-manno-octulosonate cytidylyltransferase, translating into MKVIGIIPARYSSTRLPGKPLKDIGGKTMIQRVYERVKETKLLDKIIVATDDRRIKEEVEKFNAKAIMTSVSHPNGTSRIAEVIQDIDVDIVINIQGDEPFIRSEIIDELVEILMKDENIPMATLCCEIKNKEKFTNENVVKVVRDINSYALYFSRSLIPYPRKEINFKVFEHIGIYGYRKSFLKEFVKLKDTPLSIIESLEQLKALEYGTKLFVVETKYEYNALSIDTPEDLEEARKIIKEGREIK; encoded by the coding sequence ATGAAAGTAATAGGAATAATACCTGCTCGATATAGTTCTACTAGATTACCTGGAAAACCTTTGAAGGATATTGGTGGAAAAACAATGATTCAGAGAGTATATGAGCGGGTTAAAGAAACAAAATTATTAGATAAAATAATTGTTGCTACAGATGATAGAAGAATTAAAGAAGAAGTGGAAAAATTTAATGCTAAAGCCATAATGACCTCAGTTTCTCATCCTAATGGTACCTCTCGAATTGCTGAAGTTATTCAAGATATAGATGTTGATATTGTAATAAATATCCAAGGGGATGAGCCTTTTATACGTTCTGAGATAATAGATGAGCTAGTAGAAATATTAATGAAAGATGAAAATATTCCCATGGCTACCCTCTGTTGTGAAATAAAGAATAAAGAAAAATTTACAAACGAGAATGTTGTAAAAGTAGTTCGTGATATTAATAGCTATGCTTTGTATTTCAGCCGCTCTTTGATACCATATCCAAGAAAAGAAATTAATTTTAAGGTGTTTGAACATATAGGGATTTATGGTTATCGCAAGTCATTTTTAAAAGAATTTGTTAAATTAAAGGACACGCCTTTATCTATTATAGAATCATTAGAACAGTTAAAAGCTCTGGAATATGGTACAAAATTATTCGTTGTTGAAACGAAATATGAGTATAATGCTTTGAGTATAGATACTCCAGAAGATCTTGAAGAAGCAAGGAAAATTATAAAGGAAGGCAGAGAGATAAAATAA